Below is a genomic region from Raphanus sativus cultivar WK10039 chromosome 4, ASM80110v3, whole genome shotgun sequence.
GCTCTCGTTCCTGACTCTCGAATGGACGAGACTGGAATATGCGCCCCAGGGTGTTGATGCGGCAGGTCGTGTATATCACTTTAATATGGTTGTACCTGCTGCTATGTGTCTCAATTGGAATTATCATGTTAGATCTGTTTTTCTGGCTAAGGAATTGAATTGTACTCTTGTTTTTATAGTGTCAGAATTAGGTGTTATAAGAGACGGTCCATTCTGAGTTTTGGGATGAATCTGTTCTAATAAtggtaaaaaatataatgtgtCTTTGATTGGGTAACATATGATTCTTCTAAGTGATGTTAAATGATATTCTCGATGTGTGGTTAAAATTTATTGAGGTTGTAATCTTGTATTCAAAAATTGGTAAATGAAACTTGATGTtcgagaagaaaaagaagaaagagtcATTGGGCAAACACTTATCTTGTCATGGTGGTATAAAACCCAAGTAGAAGGTTGCTGGCCAGCACAAATtagctacttttttttttctttaagtgACAGATTTCGTATCGAccagaataaatatataattacttttGGTGTCTTTAGTTCAAATAGCATGTGAAGCATTGCTGACAAACTGCTTTATGACAAAACTTAAGAGGTTCATGAATAATACAAGAATCGGATAAAGAATTGTGTATTCCAAAAAAGGAGAAGCCAGTGCATGTGTGTGAGTATAGAGCATAGTGAATAGTTGAACTGGTCCACTGATCGTAGGGCTTGTTAGAGTCCGGTCAAcattttagaaagtttcctAATTTTTTAAGATCAAGTAAAAGTTTGTgttctaatttttcttaaaaagtcaTAATGTTATATATACCAATTAAACTGCagtataaaatacaaatatccTAAATGATCGGTTTCTTTACCTATGCTCTAAGTAAATGCGGAGACAAATCGAATATCTAGATTTCTAGAAAAATCACGATTCACGCCATTTgtctaaatatttaattatatgatttgatttgatCCATAGCGTCCAAATATctagaatatattatattttaatcaaatatctgattcaatatatataaatagaataaaataaagaaaaatttaaataatacaatattttttattaaaaaaactgaaagttatttattttttaaaactctaATGACGAAATGGTCaatttaatatgtaaaatattgtaaaatttagataaaatataataattaatttatatatatgtgcatATAGGATTGGAATGCATATTactcattaaaaatattaatatttatgatttgctttgttttttttaatattatatattagcatttattttatttcgtaGAATTATATAATCGAAATATATACCAACATTAGCAGCAGAGATTGGTGAGTCTTTCTCCGAAGAGCAGCAGCATAGCCAGAGCCGTGCTTCATGTGGTCTCAAAAAAGCTTTTGCCACAGGCcccccaaaaatatttttttttagggCCCctgatttctaaaaaaaattagtagcATAGTAGtgatatttaattatgtttttattcaACCCAAGTTCAATAACCTAAATTGCTTGTAGACGTTttctaaatcaaaaaaaaaattgtcacttTTCCAAATTTGAGAAAGAAAACATTGTCCGACATATATCAATTCctaatttaaaaaggaaaatatacgACTACTTTAAAGATTCCTAAATATTGTATATACAAACACAATCTTTTTTTCAAGCCAACACAcgtctttgtctttgttctatTTACCAACAACTCTCTCTTGCTATTTCATCATCACCAAATCTTCAAATTTTGTAGTAaggtatttattttctttgtagaATTCTAATATAGCTTTGTTTGTCAGCTTCTTGAAGTGATTAtttctaattattatttattaatttcagAAATTATGCCTCCAAAGAGAATATATCTATCAGGAGCCcaaaaaagacaaagaaaagaGAAAGCTGATGCATTGACGAGATCAATGCAAGGTTCCATGGACAGATTTCTTGTACAACAACCAGCAAATCTTAACGAATCCGATAGAGGTAATGATGATTTTGATGATCCAATGGAAGATGAGAAGGAAATAAATGATGAGGATGTTaacgaagaagaaaagaagaatgaaGATAATGTTGATGTTGACATTGACGGGGATGAGAATCTAAGTGAAAAGGAGAATTATGATGTGAACGATCAAGATAATACCGATATAGGCAGAATCTTAGATATTTATGATCCTGGACATTGGGGAGAAGTCAAACCTGGATTAAGGCTTGTCATGGTTGAAAAAGGTCCTGCTGAAAGACTACCAAGTGATTTTGTGTTTCCAAGAGAGAAGGCAAGTGGTCGACATTTTTCTCATGCATACTATATAAGATCTTTGAGCAATGGAAAGAAGCAAGACAGACGTTGGCTAGTTTATTCAAAAACACTAGATaaactcttttgtttttgctGTAAGTTGTTCACTCGCGACAACAATCCGAGTCACATGGCATCTAGAGGATTCAATGAttggaaaaatattttggaaagGTTAAGGTACCACGAGACAAGTCATGAGCATATCAAATGTATGAGCCAGTGGATGGAACTTGAATTAAGGCTGCAGAAAAACCAAACCATTGACAAGCACATTCAAGAAGAACTCAGCAGAGAGAGAAATCATTGGAAAGATGTCATGGTCAGAATTTTTTCACTGGTAAAAACTCTAGCTAAACAAAATTTAGCATTACGTGGGGGAAACGAAAAGCTAAAAGTAGATGGCAATGGAAATTTTTTAAGCTTTATTGATTCAATGGCTGAGTGGGATCCGGTAATGAGAGAACATGTTAGACGGTTTGAAGATGGGGAATCTCGTTATCACTATCTCAGCAACAGAATTCAGAATGAGTTGATAGCAACGATGGCTGATGAGATCAAAGGTATGATCATTAAAAAGCTTCGAAGTGCAAAATTTTTTTCAGTCATTGTTGATTGTACTCCAGATATTAGTCATCATGAACAAATGACTCTTATCCTTCGATGTGTTGATGTGTCAACAGCTTCAGCTAAGATAGAAGAATTTTTTCTCACGTTCTTGATAGTTAATGATACATCCGGAGAAGGGCTTTTCCGTGAGATTCAAAATGTATTGGTTTCTCTTGATTTAGATATTGATGATGTGAGGGGACAAGGATATGATAATGGATCCAATATGAAAGGAAAACATAAAGGAGTACAAAAAAGATTCCTAGATGTTAATCCACGTGCCTTCTATACGCCGTGTGGTTGTCATAGTCTTAATCTTGCTCTCTGTGACATGGCAAGCACTTCTGACAAAGCCATATCATTTTTTGGAATAATCCAGCGTATATATAATGTCTTTGCATCATCAACGAAGCGTTGGAAAATTTTAGAAGACAAGGTGGGAGGTCTGACAGTGAAATCTTTATCACAGACTAGGTGGGAAAGTCATGTTAATTGTGTTAAGGCAATTAGATTTCAAGCTCCAAAGATAAGAGATGCTTTAATTTATATAGCAGAGACTACTGATGATCCGAGTACACAAAGCACTGCTGAGTGTCTTGTTACAAGTGAGACACATGGGATTGGAAATTATGAATTCTTATTGTCCATGGTGATTTGGTACAAACTTTTATTTGCTGTTAACACGGTAAGCAAGAGTTTGCAGTCAAAAGACATGAATATTGAAGTTGCTGTTTCCCAGTTGAAAGgacttgtttcttttttccgGAGTTATAGAGAGACAGGCTTTGAAAGTGCAAAATCAGATGTTAAACAAATTGCAGAAGCTATGGAGATTGAAGCCATGTTCCCAGCAAAGAAAAAACGTgtcatcaaaagaaaaaagttttttgATGAAGAACCAGAGTTAGATGATGAGTCTATAGATCTATCTCCAGAAGATAGCTTCAGAATTTCATATTTCCTTCAAGTCATGGATCGAGCTCTTTGTTCTCTTGAAACAAGATTTGAGCAATTTCAGAAGTATGAACAAACATttggttttttgtttgatttggaTAAACTGAAGTCAGCAAGTGAAGATAGTTTGATGGTATCTTGTACCAATCTTGAAGCTGCTTTAAAGCATGGAAATCATTCTGATGTTATTGGGGATGATTTGTGTTTTGAACTAATGGTTTTAAAAGGGGTTCTGCCACAAGATTACAAGAGACCTCTTGACGTTTTGAACTTcttaaaaggaagagaagagtGTTATCCAAACTCATGGATTGCTTACCAAATATTATTGATGATTCCGGTTTCAGTTGCCACTGCTGAAAGAAATTTTTCCAAGCTAAAGTTAATAAAGTCTTATCTACGATCAACCATGTCACAGGAAAGGCTAAATGGTCTAGCAGTCATATCTATAGAAAGAGATTTACTTAGGAATCTAGATTATGAAACTTTGGTGAAAGAATTTATTGaaaaagaaggaagaaagaTTATGTCTTAGTTTTTTCAAGTTATTGTGttagtttttaatatgtttttaactatatattactccctccgtcccaatttaagtgatgttttaggatttttattttgtcccattttaagtgatgttctcactaatctaggtagaatttaatatgatttgaattttatgaccaattacaaaatactgtacttttttattattggttaaactagttttatttaatgtatttttatattaccaagataaactacataagaatatgtgttttcttaatctatgtgacataacctaaaacatcacataaattgggacagagggagtatacttttggcaaaaaaaattattttaagaggCCCCATTTTTTTATTCGCCTCAAGCCTCATCAAACCTTCGCACGGCACTGAGCATAGCACACTACTAGGAGGACCCACATCGTCACATGATGTAACGTGGAGGTTGATCGACACATGTTTGGTGCCTAttggtttgaattaaaaaatattcatttgtCAGGAAGAGAGAACCGATCCCGAGGCAAAACCACGTGATTTGTTGAATGATATGCATATTTTTATTCCAAATTGGCGCTTATAATCCTTCTTTGTTTCCCTTTTGATAATTACGCTTTAAACCGTTTTTATAATTGTGAACATGTACGTGGGGCCAATCTCAATCGTATCTTCTCACGTATTTTAGAAAAATGTGGGTCCTAACGAAAACATGGGCTCTTACTTGCTCGCAAGTCACCCGCGCCTTCACTTGTTCTATGCGCACATGCTAATTGCTAATTAATCGTCCACCGACTAGATACGCATATGTCTCACTCATATCGTATAATATACGTTATCATATACGGTCAATTACAATGAATGTTCAAGTACTAACATTAGCACGACAACTTTTCTTATCCCGCTTCTTAACAAGTACTATAATTATGTAGATCATTTGTCCCGGATTAGTATTATTACTCTCTTGTGGTAGAGGTGGCAATTTTATGTGATGATATGGACACATCTCAGTGTAACTTAATTGAGTtcatagaaatttttttttgaggagTTTAGCCTTTTCcaatacaaagaaaataaataggCTACTATAATAttgagattttaaaatttacaataaatCTGGATTGAAAACATTTCtattatcatttatatattcAGGTATAATGCAGAAGTCATACCACACTCATAGATATTGCGTTTAGTAAACTACTTACGTAATTTTTCATACTTGCAGTTGAGTTGTTTTATTAGAACCAGAATTATTCTGTTAGAGAAAGTAGTGTTTGTAGACAAATCTACCCGTTTTAATCAATATTTGTTGAGATGTCTTAATCAAATTTAAGATTAATGCTCGACATACATAAGAGAaagctttttcttttgttgccGGAAGTTATACGAACATTTTGGTCCCGACCATGGGCAGAGGCTGAAAATTTTCAGTAGCatgaaaaaatgaataaataaataaaatattattattttctataacatatatgtatgaatttgaataaataaaatattatcatgtTGTATAAATGCATGAAGTGATCTCAATTCTCAACATAGAACCATTGACAAGATGCGATATGTATAATATACACAGTGGCGGAGCCAGCCTACTCTTACATGGGGGTCAACCTTATAGTTCAGCATTATTATAGGGGTCATAATGGCTAATACTACAATATTTTCATagctttttataaaaaatacatgtaAAAAAATCCTTTTTGGTAAAAATCACATGGGTCATTTGACCCCCTTGCCCTAAGGGTAGCTCCGCTACTGAATATACATATAGTACATGtctttatatgtatatataataaccACCTTCACCTTTTTCATTTTCAGAGTAGTGGAGAGAAGTCTTTTAGAAGAAAGTGATTGTGTATGGAGTGAAGTCCAAGTTTGTTACTgcaaaatgaaaactaaaagagagagagagagagaaaaagtgGAAAGGTATAGCCTTAGAAAATCAGGCCGATTGACTTAAATTGGTAgattatgttgttttgttttaaaaatctttaggAAATAGTGTGCTTGAATTAATGAAACTAAGAGTATAGTTGAAGTTAGCTTAGTAAACTGGTGATATAGAAGATATATACTCTCAAATGAAATCTCATTGGATATATGTCTAACAATGTGGAGTCCTATGGCTCTTGATTCATTGTGTCTTCAATTTTTGGTGACCATGACAGTACTCTTATTTTGCCCTATCGGTTGATCTGATCGATCCCAGACTCCGAGAAGTATGCATTTACTACTACAGAGTGGACTATCTCGAAAGCGTACATGATATTGACTGACTCGcgaatttgaaatatttttcgaCTCATGCCAGATAGTAGACCGATCATCTTTTATAGTTCATCATGCAAACTATTTGGACCGGAACCCAAATCTAGACTAGTCAAATAGTAAGAATTTAGTTGCAACAGGAAATCAAACCCATAATTGATGTGAGTACACACGGAACTTCGACTAGTCATTATATTCGGATTTTTTGTTAACCAGTTAAATTaatcggattttttttttaatttgccgCCATCATTGTTGAGCAAGACTAGAAACTCAGACAAAAAAATCCTTATGATGGATgaaaatgattaaatattttactatcATTTAACTAATTTGAAGATATTTTAACAAGGTAATGATCAACCCTTCATTTATAATGTTTCTTCAGGGCATTGAGATCGTGCCTGCCTTTTTAGCTTAACAGCTTAAGGTAAAAAATCTAACTCAAATTTGACAGAACTTCAGTTAgtatgtttaattatttgtttaaataatttaaggTAGGAAATTATTGGGAGATCAGTGAGATCACTATatcaaaattatgaaaatataaagataataatCTTGATATTGATATGGCCGATTTTATTGATCTACCAACCTTTGAAGAATTCATATTTTGGGTTGTAAACtggaaaaaaaatttctttgacGGATTGTAAATATGTTAATGAGATGAAGTCATTTTAGATGGAAAGGAAACGGTGACTatctataagaaaaaataaaaccgTAATAACAATATTCTAGTGTTTATCACTTTGATAAAAAAACCGAAGAAGCTTTGGACGTAATTTGTTGGACTACATCAAGTGTATTTAGCTTTAATTTCTATCTACATTAGCACAAACTattaatcataatttatttaatttttaaaattattgtttttaaagaaaaaaatactgatataagaatatattttatttttatttgattttaataattacactaaatataattacattaaaaatgtCTATAGactaaattttataatagaagTTTTACAACTATATTTCAACAAATCattgacaaatatttgttgttaatgatataaaagaaagaaacaaaggtGAACAAGGTTTCATCAAACCTATATAAGAAAACTACTTATGCCATTAGTATATGTTAAACATAGAACAGGAACCTAGAACAGGAACAAAAATTGAAAGACTTGAAATATTAGAGATcagttcaaaatatttttattaggaaTCACTTAAACAATATTAAAAGACTTGTTTAATCAGATTTATAAGATCGCATACACACATGTGTATCTTAACTGTTTAATATCTAATACTCCAAAACGTGAGAATTCAAACTCAATTCTCTATCCTTACAATTCTTTCATTTTTGCTCTCTCAAAAACCTAAAAACGTTGTGTcctttttcttatatttcaGAAGTGCCGCTTCTTCCTTAGGCCACGCCTTCTTTTTATATCACTTCTTGAGAAATATTCTCGACGATATTCTTTCCATATTCTTCTCAATGACTTGTACCTACTTCGATTATCAATCTCGTGTCTACCAAGTCACACACACCAGTTTAGTAAGCCGGTTCAACTCTCTGACCTGACTACGTTTTGAACCGGTTTCAGTATCCACTCCAATTCTTGATTCAACAATCTCCTTCTTTTTGTCTGCATGAGTTTCATCATCCACATCCTGCATACAAGTCACTCAAACATTGCTGTCAGTAACCGTCACGCAATCAAGCAGTATGAACAACCATCTCACATATCTAGCCTGCATCAGACTGCATGTAAAAAACACCAGCATACATGCAACAAAGAAAATCAATAACAAACATGATTTTCAACAGAGCATGCACAAACTCTATCCATTAGCATGAGACCAACTGCACAGACCAACCAACCGCCGCTTTTTCTTTTCTACCCCTGGATGTGAGATTTATCAGAAAAAAACATGATCAGTAACCTAAGCTCCCCCATAACGTTCAACAAAATGGTCAATAAGACAAAACATGCAAGAGAAGACAATGAGAACCTCAAGCACTAAATTAAGCACATTCAATTTAGCATGATCAAGATCTGTTCTGCCGAAACTTCACTGAATCAGACATATAacctcataattttttttttgcttcgtTTCCACCTCTACACGGATACACTAACCTCATTATTGAATTATTTTCCCTTATCTGCAAATTTTTACCCTTCATTGTTAACGAACCATAATTGCAACAAAATGATACTGCTTTTCCCAACCGAGATGCAATCTTATCTTACTAATGCAGTACTTTTTTCCTCAGGATCCAGCTTAAATCACTATCAGTGTCTTATCTAACGAAATGTTAATGTCATTGGAAGAGTTATCCTGTTGTTTTAAGAGAAATTCAACACACGATTGTTTACTTACTGAATTAGGTACTGCTTTTCCAAGATGAGATGCATTCATacctttcaaaactatatatatatatataggttcctttctatctttttttaaattccTTTTTACGTTTGTTCTAAGATTTCAGCAAGCCTTTTTTTAACAAACTATAACCTTAACAACTTTAGATCGAGAAAAAATCTCATAAGGATTTATAAGGTATAGTGAACTTTTCAAAAGTATAAACTCAACTCAGTCCAAACAGTGATCAAATTCAGACACAAACTAATGTAGCAGCCTGATTCGATAAGAGTGTTTATCTTCCTGAGACTGATATTAGTAATTTCTACCAAATTTTTCAAGATATCTTGATACTATTCACTAGGGTGCAAAGGTCCATTAAACTAGAGGGATTTATCATTTACAAAGGGAAATCATTTAGAAGCTGATCTAGCAATCAGAGGGATTTGATCCCAAGAGCCTCTCGTGCATACAAGAGACTATTACGATCCAAAGGTTTACGAAACACATCTACCAACTGATTCGCTGAGGTCATATGTCTGAAAATGGCTAATTTTTAGTCTGACAAGTTGAACGCAAAGTGGTGTTTAACCTTAATATGCCTAGTCCTAACATATGTCTTTCTTTTGCACACAAATTGATCAAGTTTAGCATCATTACAAGCAAACCTTTCGGATTTAGTAATGTTACCGTAACCATTGATCAACTGTCTCATCCAGAGAACCTGAACGCACCGCTTCCCGAGAGCAAAACATTCATGCAATATGGATATGTATGCATCATGACTAACACCAATGTACAATTCTTGCAACTTGGACCAGCACCCATCGCGTAAAACTGCAAAACACACATTCTTGTCAGTTAGTTCATGAAAATTTTGAACTAGTTCCCTTCGAATGAACTCAATCACCCGCTTTACTCCATGGAGATAATCTGGTCGTGATACGAATTGTCAGTTCACACAACCCTAGATCAGCACACAGCTCAGGCTGACTAGATGTGATGTACAATAAGCTGATCACGAGCGCCTTGTTACATTGAACCCCAGTTGAAGACCACTCCGCAAGCTTACAAGCTTGCTTGCTTTAATATCGATTCGTTTTGTCAGGCTAAGTGCTTACAGTTCATGATTCATGCATCTCCTTAATGACCCTTGGAAGTAAACCAGTTCTGCAGTAATAGTTAACTGGTACTCCTGTTTCTAGTTGTATGGACAGTTCCTCACCATTAAGTTGTAGAGATTTCCATCTTGTGATTGTTCAAACTGACTCCGAACACACGTCAGCTCGTCACAGCTCTGCAAACATCTTAAATAGGATCGCGGTTTCCAGACTTTTGTCTTAACAAGTTCCAAGGTTTCTTCATTCATACGCTTCTGCCAATGACTTGAGCTTTGTCCTTCAGATTTCCTCTTGACAGATTCCATAGTCTCTGTTGCTTTTCGCATGTAGCAGTTATTCCATGTTCGAATCCCTGAGAAAACCACTTTTTCTTCCTCATCGACGGCTCTGCATTTTGTCCTGGTGAACATTATCATCAGTCCTTCATCACACAGTTGACTAACGCTAATCCTTCCACCAAGTAGACATTTATGAGGGACGATTGTTTTAAGTGATCGACTGACCCAACTCCTTGGATTTTTCCTTTCTTGCCATCTCCAAACATGTCTCTCTTTCCATTTGATTCAACGAGGTCCTTAAGTACACTGCCTTCATCTGTCATATGTCATGAGCAGCCAGTGTCAAAGTACCAAACGCCCACTGTGTTCTGCTCATTCACCATCAACACCATATCTTCTTCATTATCCATCTCATCATCATAGTCATCAAACACGACATGATTACACATAATTTCCTCGGATGCATTTACTCCACTCTGACAAGGATACAAATCTTCCTTAGCGGTCCAGACTTTCCCAAACCATCTTCTCTCGATGAAACATTTTTCAGCCTTCCAAGCTTGATAAATTTTGCGGAGAAATCGATAGCAAAATGCCTTCTTATATTCAATTCTACCACATGCAAAACATCCTCTGCGTTTGGTGGCCGATGGACTCACAACtgtttcttcctttttcttttcagcACACATCATTGACTTTC
It encodes:
- the LOC108851191 gene encoding uncharacterized protein LOC108851191, which produces MPPKRIYLSGAQKRQRKEKADALTRSMQGSMDRFLVQQPANLNESDRGNDDFDDPMEDEKEINDEDVNEEEKKNEDNVDVDIDGDENLSEKENYDVNDQDNTDIGRILDIYDPGHWGEVKPGLRLVMVEKGPAERLPSDFVFPREKASGRHFSHAYYIRSLSNGKKQDRRWLVYSKTLDKLFCFCCKLFTRDNNPSHMASRGFNDWKNILERLRYHETSHEHIKCMSQWMELELRLQKNQTIDKHIQEELSRERNHWKDVMVRIFSLVKTLAKQNLALRGGNEKLKVDGNGNFLSFIDSMAEWDPVMREHVRRFEDGESRYHYLSNRIQNELIATMADEIKGMIIKKLRSAKFFSVIVDCTPDISHHEQMTLILRCVDVSTASAKIEEFFLTFLIVNDTSGEGLFREIQNVLVSLDLDIDDVRGQGYDNGSNMKGKHKGVQKRFLDVNPRAFYTPCGCHSLNLALCDMASTSDKAISFFGIIQRIYNVFASSTKRWKILEDKVGGLTVKSLSQTRWESHVNCVKAIRFQAPKIRDALIYIAETTDDPSTQSTAECLVTSETHGIGNYEFLLSMVIWYKLLFAVNTVSKSLQSKDMNIEVAVSQLKGLVSFFRSYRETGFESAKSDVKQIAEAMEIEAMFPAKKKRVIKRKKFFDEEPELDDESIDLSPEDSFRISYFLQVMDRALCSLETRFEQFQKYEQTFGFLFDLDKLKSASEDSLMVSCTNLEAALKHGNHSDVIGDDLCFELMVLKGVLPQDYKRPLDVLNFLKGREECYPNSWIAYQILLMIPVSVATAERNFSKLKLIKSYLRSTMSQERLNGLAVISIERDLLRNLDYETLVKEFIEKEGRKIMS